GTCCCCGCGATCAGCTCCCCCACCTCGTCCTGGTAGCGCTCTACTATCGCCACCACGGCCTCGATCAGCCAAGCGTCGACCTTTTCCATCAGCACGGGGTCGGAGAGAATCGCATTGCCGAAAGCGGTGAGCCCGCGCTCGATGGTCTCCGGCGAGAACCCTTCCGGATTCTCGGCGTGGCGCGCGATGCTCGCCTTGGCGTCAGCCCAGAGCGAGGCGCTGAAGCCGCGCACGGCGTCGGCGTGCAGCACGTCCTCCTTGATCTGCTCGGCCTTGAGGATGACCTCGGGCGACGCCTGCAGCTTGACGATGAACTCGTCGATGGCCTCGTCGAAGCGCTGGCGCAGCGGATGGTTGGGGTCGGCGTGCACCGCCTGCATGGTGTTCTCCAGCGCCCGCACGATGCGCCCGGCGATCTTGTCGTCGATCGCCCCCGGAATCCACCACGGGCTCTCCTTCTCCACCCGCTCGCGAATCAGGTCCTGGTTCTCGCTGATCCCCTTGGCAAGCAGGCGAATGGCGTCGTCGAGCAGCGCCTGGTGACGGTTCCCCGCCGTCAGGATCGAGAGCGCCTTGCCGATGAGCGGCGCCACCTGCGTCTTCTGCGCGCGATTGATCACCGCCTTGCTGATGAACTCCTGCACGTCGTCGTCCTTGAGGACGTTGGCGGCGGCGGCGGCGGAGCGGGCAAGCTGGCGGGCGATGCGCCGCGAGTTCTCCGGCTCCACCATCCACGTGGCCATGCGCTGCGCGGCATTCAGCGTGTGGAGCTTGACCACGATCACGTCGCGGTGCAGGAAGTTCTTCTGCACGAAGGCGCCCAGCGTCTGCCCAACCCGGTCCTTGCGCGCGGGGATGATCGCCGTGTGCGGGATCGGGATGCCTAACGGGTGACGGAAGAGCGCCGTGACGGCGAACCAGTCGGCCAACCCGCCAATCATCGACGCCTCGGCGGTGGCGCGCACGATCCCCAACCACGGGTATTGTCCCTCGAAGTAGCGGGCGACGATGAAGGTCACCGTCGCCACGACGAGCAGCGCCAGCGCCCACCGCTTCATCGCCCGCAGGCGGGCGATCCGCTGCGCCTCGTCCTCCGGGCGCAGCGGCTGCGGAACGGCGAGCGCGGCCTGGTCGGGAGCCGGTCGTCGCGGCGCCTCGGACATCCTACTCCTCGAGCTTGACCTTGCCGAGGTCGAGCACGTTGATGCTCGCCCCCGCCGGCACGTCGACGTACAACACCACGGGGCGCCCGTCGATGTCGCCCGCCGTGACGGCGATGGTGCGCCCGCGCGCCGAGTAGACGCGCGTGCTCTGCGACGCCTGCGACGGCTTCACGTTGCCGAAACGCTTGAGGATGGACGTATCGAGCAGGTCGAAGAACTCGGCGCCATCCACCGACGTGTCCCACACGCTGAGCCACGCCAGTCCTTCGCCCTTCCCGGTCTCGAAGAGCTGGAAGCGGTCACCATCCCAACCTGCTCCCCCTCGGTAGGCCGCATCGCGATCCTTGAGGTGCTCATAGAGGAAGAGGCGCGTCTCGAACTCGCCGAGGTTGTTCTCGTAGAGGAGCTTGCCGGGAGGTGCGGGGAGCGTGACAAACGTGGGATCGTCGCGCGACCCGAAGAATCGGTCCTCGTGCATCACCTGCTCGGTCGACACGGGCATTTCGCTGAAGACCTGCTTGCCGGCACGCTTCTCCTTGAAGAGGCGCATGAACTCCGCCCCCGAGAGATACGGGAAGAGGAGCGTCTCCTGGATGAGCGTTGGCGCAGACGAGAAGACCGGCATCGACGAGTTGCTCTCGCGGATGATCTGTCGCACGCGCTCCCATCCACCGGGGAGGTTGGCGACCATCGTCCCGCCGCCGAGCATGCTGGCCAGTTGTTCGAAGGTGGCCTGCCCCTCGACGACGGCCTGCGCGGCGACGGTGCGATCGTTGTGCCCCCTCACCTTCTGCAGCGAGTCGAGGTTGAGGTACTGGTCCTGCAGCGCGTGCACCAGCTCGTGCGACACGGTGACCGACAGCATTTCGTCGTTGGCCCCCTGCACGATGTAGAGGACCTTGGTCGACGGGTCGTAGTAGCCGGCGATCTGCTCGGTGAGGAGCGCCAGCATGAACTTCCTGAGGTCGAGGGTGTCGGGGATGAGGCCGAGGAGCTTGTAGGAATGCTCGCTCCCCCTCAGCTCTGCCTCGGGCATGTCCTCGGTGAAGCGCTTCTCAAGGAACGCGCGCACCTCGTCCTTGGTGCGCGCCTCGAACCTGGGGGGAGACTTGAACTTGAGGCCGATCGCTTCCTCGAGTTTGGGGATGGCGTCGGCGACCTTGGCCGCGACGGGGTCCTTGGCCTTCTGCTTGCCGCAGGCGGCGGCCGTCAGCAGCAACGCGGCGCCGGCGAGCCGCGCCAGCGCGCGGGACCACCTGCGCGCGCGAACCGAGTCGCGGTGGCGTGCCCCGCGGTGACTGCCGAGCCATCCCCCAGGTCGTGCCATCACTCGCTCCATCGTACCGTGTGTCCCGTCGCCAGGGCGACTACCCGGGCGACATCGAGCCCCCGCACCACCACACCATCCTCGATCAGCAACGACCGCAACTCCACTTCGAGAACCGCGAGGCTGGACGCGCGCGGGGGCGCCGCGGGTGTCGCGCCAGCAGTCGCACTTGCAGCCGCGCTTGCGGTCGCGGCAGCAGTCGCGCCAGCGGTTGAGCCGCTGGTTGCCGCCGGGATCGCATCGGCCGCCCCCTCCGCGATGGAAGTCGCGATGGCCTGATTGGCGTTCGCACGCCCGCTCTCGCCGCTCCCGCCTTCCGCGCCGCTCTCGCTCGCCTCACGCATCTCACGCGCCTCACGCGCCTCACGCGCATCCTGCTCGCCGCGCGCCTCACGAGCGACCGATGCGGGCGAGGCGGTGAAGATCGATTCCAACTCCGCCCCGAAGCGTTGCAGCGCCTCGAGGCCGCCGCGTGCAAGGCTCTCGAAGTCGTCTCCTGATCCTAACGAGGAGTCACTGGCACTGCCACCGGGGGCGGCGCCGCGACTCTCCCACGCCGCGCCGGGCGAGGGATCGCGCCGGTCGGCACGCGCACGACGCTCCGCCGACGCGTGGCCAGCACGGCGATCGCGCCGCTCGCGCAGCAGCTCGCGCCGGCGCAGGACCATGGCCTCCGCGCGCGGCGAATAGCGCGTCACCGCCTGCGCATGCGCACACGCCTCGTCCAGCACGTCGATGGCGCGATCTGGGCGGCGGCGGTCGAGCATGTGGACGTCGGTCAGCTCCACCGACGCGCGAATGGCATCGTCGGCGATGACCACGTTATGATGCCGCTCCAGGCGCTCCAGGCGCGCACGCAGGACCTCGAACGTCTCCTCGGTGGTCAGCTCGCGCACGAGGACGCGCTGGAAGCGACGCTCCAGCGCCGGGTCGCCGCGGATCCAGCGATCGTACTCCTCGTCGGTCGTTGCGCCAATCACGCGAAAGTCGCCGCGCACCAGCGACGGCTTGAGCATGTTGGCCGCATCCATCGCCACGCCAATCGCCGTTCCCTGTCCAATCAGGTTGTGCAGCTCGTCGACGAAGAGGACGACGTCGGGGTCTGACGACGTCTCGTTCACCAGGGCGCGAATGCGCTCCTCGTACTGCCCGCGATACGTGGAGCCGGCGAGGAGCGAGACGTGGTCGAGGGCGAGGAGGCGCGTCGAGCGCAACGCCAGCGGGACATCACCCCCAACGAGACGCTGCGCGAGCGCTTCGGCAATTGCCGTCTTCCCCACGCCGGCGGGGCCCACGAGCGCCGGGTTGTTCTTCCCCTGGCGCAGCAGGATGTCGATGACACGCGCCACCTCCTCGTCGCGGCAGCGCACCGACTCCAGCCGCCCGTCGCGCGCGTCGCGCGTGAGGTCGCGCGTGTATCGCCCCAGCGCCCCGGTGATGGGGCGGTCGAGTTCCCCCTCGTCCATCAGACCCCCAGGAAGCGGGAGAGGTACCAGGAGACAAGCGATTCGCCCCAGACGAGGACGACGACCGCGGCCGGGGCCAGGAAGACGCCGAAGGGGACCAGGGGAAGTTCGGCCGCCGGCGCCTCGATTCCCATCTCGAGCTGCTCGCCGCGTGGCGCGCCGCGCAGCTTCATGACGGGATAGACGACGCCGACAAAGGCCAGCGCGCCTAACGCCGCGCCGATGAAGATGACGAGGAGGGCGCGCGATGGTCCCACCGCCGCCCCCACGACCGTCATCAACGTCACGTCGCCAAAGCCCATCGCTTCCTTCTTGAGGACCACTTCGCCCAGCCACCCCACGATGGCGACGGCGCCGGCGCCGGCGCACGCCCCGATGAGCGCATCGTACGGAAGGGCGAAGGGAGAAGGTTCAGCGCGGAAGGCGGCGACGATGGACGTGGCCATCACGAAGACCAGCCCGCTCACCGTGAAACCGTCGGGGATGAGATAGTGCAGGGCGTCGGTGACGGCGATCCCCAGCATGATGGTCGCGAAGACGGCGACGCGCAGCGCAGTGAAGGTGGGGCCGAAGTGGAAGGCGGCGAGGAGCCAGATGAGTCCGACGACCACCTCGACGACCGGGTACTGCACGGAAATGGGGAGCGCGCACCCGCGGCACTTCCCGCGCAACAGGATGAGCCAACTGACGATGGGGATGTTGTCGTACCACGCGATCTGGTGCGCACAGCGCGGGCAGCGCGAGCGCGGCGCGACGACCGACTGGTCGTGCGGCCACCGCCCGATGCAGACGTTGAGGAACGATCCGACGCACGCGCCGAGGGCGAAAGCGAAGGTGCCGAGGAAGGCGTCGATCACGAGTGGCGGTGACGAAGTTCGTACAGCAGGATGCCGGCGGCGACGGCGACGTTGAGCGATTCCACCAGCGGCGTGACGGGGAGCGAGACCACCTGCGCGAGCGCCGAGCGCACGTGTGGCGAGAGCCCGCTCCCCTCGTTCCCTACAACCAGCGCGCACCGGCGCGGCGGTGCGAGCGTGGCGATGTCGGCCCCACCCATATCGGCCCCCCACAACGGCGTACGCGTGGAACGCAGGAGCTCCTGCAGCGCCTCCCACTCCATCCCGGTGGCGAGAAAATGAAAGTGCGCCCCCATCGCGCTTCGGACGACTTTCGCGTTCCACACGTCAACGGTTCCGGGGAGGGCGAGGACGGCGCTGGCGCCCAAAGCGGCCGCCGTCCGGATGATCGTCCCCACGTTGCCGGGGTCCTGCACGGCGTCGAGGACCAGGGGGCGGAACGTGCCGTCGGAGGGGAGGTTTATCCCGTTCTCCTTGGGAATCGCCGCCACCGCGAGGAATCCCTGTGGCGAGTCGGTCTCGGCGGCGCTCTGGAATTCGCGATCGGTGACGTGCGTCACCGGTACCCCCTTCTCCACGAAGCGGGCGAGTAGTGCGGCGCCGCGCGGATTGTCGGGGAGCTGCGGGGCGGCGAGGACGCCGACCACGTTGAACGGCGACCTGGCCAGCTCCTCGCCGGTGCGGATCCCTTCCACGACGAAGAGCCCGTCACGTTCGCGCGCCTTTCGGCGCGTGAGGTCGCGAGCCAGGGTCAGGAGTCGCATCTGTTTCTCGGTTCGCGGTGTATCTGAAGAATCGACCAGTTCATCGACCAGCGTCGTGGTGGGCGCGCGATGCCCCGGTTCGGTTCGGGCGCAACGCGCCTAGGTCCAGCTTCTGTCCCATGGCATACTCTCGTTCCCCTCGTCGACCCGGAAGCTACGCTGCCGTCGCGATCCTCGCGGCGCTCGCCGGCTGCGCCATCAGCACGCAGCAGGAAATCCAGCTCGGCGCCGACTACTCGCAGCAGGTCAACGCGCAGCTCCCGATCATCAACGATCCGGAAGTCGTGCGCTACATCAATGTGCTGGGCGACTCGATTGCCCGCGTGGCCGACGACCGGAATCTCGACTGGCATTTCTACATCGTCGATAGCCCCGACGTGAACGCCTTCGCCATCCCCGGGGGCTTCGTGTACGTGAACCGCGGGCTGATCCAGCGCACCACGGCGATGAATCAACTCGCGGGGGTGCTGGGGCACGAGATCGGGCACGTGGTACGGCGGCACAGCGTGAAGCAGATGCAGAAGGGGCAAGGGCTGAGCATGGGGATGATGCTGGGGTGCATCCTGACGCCGATCTGCACCAACGGGGGCGACGTCGCGGTGGGGATGGCGGGGAACCTGGCAATGGCGTCGTTCTCGCGATCCGACGAGGCGGAGTCGGACCAGGAGGGGATCAAGTACACCATGCGCGCCGGGATCGACCCGCGCGGGATCCCGGAGATGTTCCGCATCCTGATCAAGGAGCGCAACGAGCGTCCGTCGGGGGGGATCGACTCGTGGTTCCGGACGCACCCGCTGGAGGAGAGCCGGGTGAGGGCGACCGAACGCACACTCGCGCAGTATCCCAAGGCGCAACTCGACCGGCTCACGCGCGACACGCCGCGCTTCGAGCAGTTCAAGGCGCGGCTGCAATCGCTCCCCGTCGCGCAGGGGCGCGCTCGCTAGCGTCGCGGGGCGCGCGCTCGCGACCATGTGCGCCGCGACGTGCGCGGGGTCACGGCGCGGTGAGGGAGGGCGGCTCATCTGTGAGGGGTAGTCGCGGATTGCGCCCGCCGGACGGGGCGCACAACGTGCGGCGCGTTGGAAGATCCGACTCGCGCTGCGCCGTCCAGTCACTTGCCCATTCCACCCCCGCACCCGTTCGCATGCGCACCGCTACGATGCGTCCTTCCTCGATCTTGCGCACCGGGCTTGTCCTGGTGGCCTGTGCATTCCCTGCCCTGGCCGGGGCGCAGCAGCGCTCCACGGCGGGGCCGCGCGCGTTGAGCGCGGGGCTCGGCGGGGGGGGCGTGGTCCCCGTGGGCGACTTTGCCAACGACGTGAAGACCGGGTGGCAGGTGAACGGCCACGTGCAGTACCAGCCCGCCGCCGAAGGGCCGTGGGCGGTGCGCGCCGAGGCGCTGTACACGCGCTCCAACCTGACCGATGACGCGATCAATGCCGGCGGGGGGCTTCCCGACCAGAAGTGGACGAGCAGCATCCTCTACGCCGGCGTTGCCGCACCCTACTTCATTTCGGGGCGTGCGGGGACGGTGCGGCCGTATGTGATTGGCGGGCTGGGGCTCTACTCGCAGACGGTGAAGTTCGAGGACACGTCTGGGGTGACGCAGAGCACGACCGAGTCGGGGTTCGGCTTCAGCGGGGGCGCGGGGATTCGCTTCGGGCGGGCGACGGCCTTCTTTGTCGAGGCGCGCTTCCACCAGTTCTCCATCACGCCCGAGGGGGGCGAGAAGTCGACCGGTCAGTTCATTCCGGTGTCGTTCGGCTTCACGTTCTAGCGGGGGGCGGCGGTCGGGTCGGGGGTGGGCCGGGGACGGCCCGTCATCATTCGTATCCGCACCTCACAACCCCCGCACCACCGCCTCCACCAGCCGCTCGAAGTCGTGCGCGGCAACCTTCGTCACCTCGATCACCTCGGCATGGTTGATGGGGTGCGGGCTCGTCCCCGCCGCGGGGTTCGTGATGCAGCTGACGGCGGCGCAGCGCATCCCCATCGCTCGCGCCACCATCACCTCGTGCACCGTCGACATCCCCACGGCGTCCGCCCCCAGGCGCTCGAGCATCCGCACCTCGGCCGGTGTCTCGTACGTCGGCCCCAGCAAGCCGCAGTACACCCCCTCCTCAAGCCGGATGCCGAGCGAGCGCGCGCACTCGTGCAGCTGGCGGATGAGCGCCGGGTCGTACGGGTTCGACATGTCGGGAAAGCGCGCATCGCCCGGCACCACGCCGCCAATGAGCGGGTTGCGGAACATCAGGTTGATGTGGTCGGCGACGATCATCAACTGTCCCGGCCTGAACGTGCGGCGGATGCCGCCGGCCGCATTGGAGAGGATGAGCGTCGGCGCGCCGAGCGCGTGCACGACGCGCACGGGAAACGCCGAGTGATCGCCCTCGTGCCCCTCGTACATGTGGAAGCGGCCGGCGAGGGCGAGCACCTCGCGCCCTCCAAGCGTCCCGTGCAGGAGTTGGCCGGCATGCCCTTCCACGCTGGGCTCGGCAAAACCGGGAATGTCGCGATACGAGACGCGCGTGGCTCCCTCGATGCGCGCCGCCAACCCTCCCAATCCGGAGCCCAGGACGATGGCCGCCACCGGCGAGCGCACAGGGAGCCGCCCACGCAGGAAGGTGGTCGCCTGGTCGAGACGGTCGTGTGCAGCGGAACGGTCAGGCATCACGCAACGCCTCGATCTCGGTGCGGGCACGCTGGAGGAGCGCCTCACGTTCGCGCTCGGGGAGGAAGGCGCTGGCGAAGCCGTTGAGCGCAATCGCCGACAGTTCATCGAAGTCGAAACCCAGCGAGCCGGCGGCGTGCTGATACTCGTCCACGAGGTTGGTCCCGCTCATGAGGCGGTTGTCGGTGTTGAGGACGACGTTGAGCCCCTGGTCGTAGTACTGTCGCAGCGGGTGCGTCTCGTACGAGCGCGCGGCGTGCGTCTGCACGTTACTCGTCAGGCAGATCTCGAGCGCGATGCGCGCGTCGTTCACTTCCTGCACCAGCGAGGGATCCTCGAACAGTCGCGTTGCATGCCCGATGCGACAGGCACCACAGGCATGCACCGCCTGCCAGACCGACGCAGCGCCGTCGCCCTCACCGGCATGGCAGGTGCACGCCAGGCCGTGGGACTGTGCGTATTTGAACGCCTCGGCGTGGGCCGACGCGGGGTGCCCCACCTCGCCACCCGCGAGGTCGAAGCCGACGACTCCCTGGTCCTTGTAGTCGACGGCGAGGCGCGCCAGGTCCATCGAGGTGGCGGGGGGGAGGTGGCGCAGCGAGCAGACCAGCACGCGGGCCACGATGTCGTGGTCGCGCTGCGCCCTGGCCAGGCCGCGCAGCGGCGCCTCGACCGCCTGGCCTAACGACAGGCCGCCGGCGACGTTGAGGATCGGCGCGTAGCGCACCTCGAGGTAGCGTACGCCTTCCGCGGCGGCATCCTCGGCCAGTTCGTAGGCGATGCGCTCCAGCGACTCGGCCGTCTGCATCACCGAGAGCGTCGTCTCGAAGCGCGTGAGGTAGTCCTCCAGCGTGCGCGCGTCGGTGACGAGCATGTAGTCGGCGAGCGCCTCGGCGTCGTCGCGCGGCATGGCCACGCGTGCCTCGCGCGCGAGGTCGAGCATCGTCTCCGGGCGCAGCGACCCGTCGAGATGGCAATGCAGTTCGGCTTTGGGGAGTCGCTCGAGCAGCGTGCGGGTGATGACGCGTGCCATGCTCGTCAGGCGTCCTCGCCAGCTGCACCGTTGGCGCCTGCGGACCCGCGTTGCCGGTTGGCGACCACGCGGAAGATCGCGCCAGCGAAGACGGGGGCATTCGACTCGAGCGGGAGCCCGCGCGAATCGGTCACCAGCCGCTCGCCGGCAACGATCGCCTCGGCGAGCGCGGCGTCGACCAGGCGCACCGCATCGACCGGGGTTCCATTGGCCGGGGCATCGACGCCGCGGCCATTCACGTACACGCGCACCGTGGCGCTCATGGCTTGGAGAGGGGGATGAGGCGCGCGTCGCTGGGGGCGCGCACCGGTTGCGGGCGCGTGCGCAGGTACTGCGCGAGCGCGTCCAGGTCGGACATCCGGAGGTCGACGACTTTCGCTGCGCGCTTGGCGAGCGAGAGGCCGTCGCCGCCCATCAGGATGAAGTCGAGCGTGACGAGGGTGTACAACTGCCGGGCGTTGACCGGGCGTCCATCGCTGAAGGTGAGCGAGGTGACGCGCTGCCCTGCCGGCCGTGCCGGATCGTAGGTGACCTTCACGCCGCTCAGGTGCATTCGCACGTTGGAGGTATCGACGATCTCTTCCAACAGGCGTCGCAGGTCGCGCCCGAGCACGTGCACGCGCATGAGCGAGTTGCCGAACGGTTCCACCTCGAACAGCTTCCCCAGCGTGACCCAACCGGCATACAGCGGGGCGCGCACGCCGCCGCTGTTCATCAATCCCACGTCACCCTTCCCCACCGTGCGAAACGCATCGGCAATGAGGTTGCCCAGCGTCCCCGATGCCCCCGCGTTCATCCGCTCGGCGATCTCGGCGACCGGCTTGTCGTAAATGGCGTTGGCGCGGGCGAGGACAGAGTCGGTGTAGGCAGCTGACGGCCGGTCGGCGGCGACCGAGTCACGCCAGACGTTGCGTACGATGACCGGCGGTGCCTCCGCGCTCGAGAGCGGGATGTCGATGACCCCCACCGCGGAGCCGCGCGAGTACGCCTGCACGATCGGGATTCCCTTCACGCGCGTGGCCACGCCGGAATGCGTGTGTCCACTGACGATCGCGTCGATCTTCTCGGTGACGGCGTTGGCCAGGTCGACGATCTCGCCGTTGCAGCCGTCGAGGCTCCGGCGGTCGCAGAAGGCGCCGGCGTGAGCGATGACGACCACCACGTGGGCCCCGCGTGCGCGCAGCGCGCGCGCGCGTTCGTCCACGACGCGCGCCGGGTTGGTAAAGCGCAGCCCCACGACGTTGGTCGCCTTGGTGGTGGTCGGGGTCTCCACAGTGGCCACACCGATCACGCCGACCCTGACGCCCTGCACATCGACGAGCGTGTCGTTGCGAATCCACGGGACGTCGCGGCCGGCGCTGTCGGTCACGTTGGCGCCGAGGATGGCGTACGGCGCCTGGCGCATGCGCGCCTTGAGCGAATCGACTCCCCAGTCGAACTCGTGGTTGCCTAACGCCGAGGCCACCAGCCCGTGCCGCGCGAAGAGCGAGACGACGCTGGCGCCGTAGGTGATGTTGGACGCCGGCGTCCCCTGGAACTCGTCGCCGCCATCGAGCCAGAGGGAGGCGCAGGTGGGCGCCTGACATTCACGGCGCGCCTGCTCGATGGCCCCGATGAACCACGGCGCGCCCCCCCGCAGCACGCCGTTGTTGTCGGCGCGCGCCTCGAAAGCGCCATGGAAGTCGTTGGTGGCTATGACGCGGAGCCAGCGCCCACTCGTCAGGCGGTTGGCGGCAGCTGACGGCCGGCGCGTGGTTCCGCTGGCGTCGAATGCGCTCGCGTGCATGCCCCGGTACGCCGCGTCGGCCGCACCCGACGGCT
This genomic stretch from Gemmatimonadaceae bacterium harbors:
- a CDS encoding DUF445 family protein, whose product is MSEAPRRPAPDQAALAVPQPLRPEDEAQRIARLRAMKRWALALLVVATVTFIVARYFEGQYPWLGIVRATAEASMIGGLADWFAVTALFRHPLGIPIPHTAIIPARKDRVGQTLGAFVQKNFLHRDVIVVKLHTLNAAQRMATWMVEPENSRRIARQLARSAAAAANVLKDDDVQEFISKAVINRAQKTQVAPLIGKALSILTAGNRHQALLDDAIRLLAKGISENQDLIRERVEKESPWWIPGAIDDKIAGRIVRALENTMQAVHADPNHPLRQRFDEAIDEFIVKLQASPEVILKAEQIKEDVLHADAVRGFSASLWADAKASIARHAENPEGFSPETIERGLTAFGNAILSDPVLMEKVDAWLIEAVVAIVERYQDEVGELIAGTVRRWDPVATSHRIELAIGRDLQFIRINGTLVGGLAGMVLYLLQRAF
- a CDS encoding ATP-dependent Clp protease ATP-binding subunit codes for the protein MDEGELDRPITGALGRYTRDLTRDARDGRLESVRCRDEEVARVIDILLRQGKNNPALVGPAGVGKTAIAEALAQRLVGGDVPLALRSTRLLALDHVSLLAGSTYRGQYEERIRALVNETSSDPDVVLFVDELHNLIGQGTAIGVAMDAANMLKPSLVRGDFRVIGATTDEEYDRWIRGDPALERRFQRVLVRELTTEETFEVLRARLERLERHHNVVIADDAIRASVELTDVHMLDRRRPDRAIDVLDEACAHAQAVTRYSPRAEAMVLRRRELLRERRDRRAGHASAERRARADRRDPSPGAAWESRGAAPGGSASDSSLGSGDDFESLARGGLEALQRFGAELESIFTASPASVAREARGEQDAREAREAREMREASESGAEGGSGESGRANANQAIATSIAEGAADAIPAATSGSTAGATAAATASAAASATAGATPAAPPRASSLAVLEVELRSLLIEDGVVVRGLDVARVVALATGHTVRWSE
- a CDS encoding prepilin peptidase, with product MIDAFLGTFAFALGACVGSFLNVCIGRWPHDQSVVAPRSRCPRCAHQIAWYDNIPIVSWLILLRGKCRGCALPISVQYPVVEVVVGLIWLLAAFHFGPTFTALRVAVFATIMLGIAVTDALHYLIPDGFTVSGLVFVMATSIVAAFRAEPSPFALPYDALIGACAGAGAVAIVGWLGEVVLKKEAMGFGDVTLMTVVGAAVGPSRALLVIFIGAALGALAFVGVVYPVMKLRGAPRGEQLEMGIEAPAAELPLVPFGVFLAPAAVVVLVWGESLVSWYLSRFLGV
- a CDS encoding RNA methyltransferase is translated as MRLLTLARDLTRRKARERDGLFVVEGIRTGEELARSPFNVVGVLAAPQLPDNPRGAALLARFVEKGVPVTHVTDREFQSAAETDSPQGFLAVAAIPKENGINLPSDGTFRPLVLDAVQDPGNVGTIIRTAAALGASAVLALPGTVDVWNAKVVRSAMGAHFHFLATGMEWEALQELLRSTRTPLWGADMGGADIATLAPPRRCALVVGNEGSGLSPHVRSALAQVVSLPVTPLVESLNVAVAAGILLYELRHRHS
- a CDS encoding M48 family metalloprotease, with protein sequence MAYSRSPRRPGSYAAVAILAALAGCAISTQQEIQLGADYSQQVNAQLPIINDPEVVRYINVLGDSIARVADDRNLDWHFYIVDSPDVNAFAIPGGFVYVNRGLIQRTTAMNQLAGVLGHEIGHVVRRHSVKQMQKGQGLSMGMMLGCILTPICTNGGDVAVGMAGNLAMASFSRSDEAESDQEGIKYTMRAGIDPRGIPEMFRILIKERNERPSGGIDSWFRTHPLEESRVRATERTLAQYPKAQLDRLTRDTPRFEQFKARLQSLPVAQGRAR
- a CDS encoding outer membrane beta-barrel protein is translated as MRTATMRPSSILRTGLVLVACAFPALAGAQQRSTAGPRALSAGLGGGGVVPVGDFANDVKTGWQVNGHVQYQPAAEGPWAVRAEALYTRSNLTDDAINAGGGLPDQKWTSSILYAGVAAPYFISGRAGTVRPYVIGGLGLYSQTVKFEDTSGVTQSTTESGFGFSGGAGIRFGRATAFFVEARFHQFSITPEGGEKSTGQFIPVSFGFTF
- a CDS encoding purine-nucleoside phosphorylase; this translates as MPDRSAAHDRLDQATTFLRGRLPVRSPVAAIVLGSGLGGLAARIEGATRVSYRDIPGFAEPSVEGHAGQLLHGTLGGREVLALAGRFHMYEGHEGDHSAFPVRVVHALGAPTLILSNAAGGIRRTFRPGQLMIVADHINLMFRNPLIGGVVPGDARFPDMSNPYDPALIRQLHECARSLGIRLEEGVYCGLLGPTYETPAEVRMLERLGADAVGMSTVHEVMVARAMGMRCAAVSCITNPAAGTSPHPINHAEVIEVTKVAAHDFERLVEAVVRGL
- the add gene encoding adenosine deaminase, translating into MARVITRTLLERLPKAELHCHLDGSLRPETMLDLAREARVAMPRDDAEALADYMLVTDARTLEDYLTRFETTLSVMQTAESLERIAYELAEDAAAEGVRYLEVRYAPILNVAGGLSLGQAVEAPLRGLARAQRDHDIVARVLVCSLRHLPPATSMDLARLAVDYKDQGVVGFDLAGGEVGHPASAHAEAFKYAQSHGLACTCHAGEGDGAASVWQAVHACGACRIGHATRLFEDPSLVQEVNDARIALEICLTSNVQTHAARSYETHPLRQYYDQGLNVVLNTDNRLMSGTNLVDEYQHAAGSLGFDFDELSAIALNGFASAFLPEREREALLQRARTEIEALRDA